A stretch of Nitrospirota bacterium DNA encodes these proteins:
- a CDS encoding glycosyltransferase family 4 protein, producing MMLTGLVFGVGALSCWLTWRLTRLDSFLCLLDHPNERSLHDVPIPRTGGLAIIGSLFLGLIAARVLGLLVMREGLSWPGWGHLESWILGLTMLLGFVSFMDDRGGVPVWLRLGCQVAVSGILALGAGLLFPVIQLPFFGAIELGWMGSTITILFLVWFTNLYNFMDGMDGFAGGMTTLGCGFMAYFAWKAGHEFILVSALLLSAASAGFLAYNFPPAKIFMGDVGSVVSGFLCGALIVLGCRDGVFDVWVPFILFSPFILDATVTLIRRVWQGEKVWVAHRTHYYQRLVLSGWGHRKTVLAEYALMAFCGGVAMLYQHAAEEWRVAILCGWVMLFVFLVLAVRDREQRMQPVGS from the coding sequence ATGATGCTTACGGGGCTTGTTTTTGGCGTTGGGGCTTTGTCTTGCTGGCTAACCTGGCGCTTGACGCGCCTTGACTCTTTCTTGTGTTTATTGGACCACCCCAATGAGCGTTCTCTTCATGATGTGCCGATTCCGCGGACGGGAGGTCTGGCGATTATCGGGAGCCTTTTTCTTGGTTTGATCGCTGCCCGAGTTCTTGGACTTCTGGTTATGAGAGAGGGCCTATCGTGGCCGGGGTGGGGTCATCTGGAAAGCTGGATTCTTGGCCTGACCATGCTGTTAGGTTTCGTGTCTTTCATGGATGACCGTGGAGGAGTGCCGGTATGGCTTCGACTTGGGTGTCAGGTTGCTGTATCTGGCATCCTCGCCCTCGGAGCGGGCCTCCTCTTTCCGGTTATTCAGCTCCCATTCTTTGGAGCAATCGAACTGGGATGGATGGGGTCCACGATCACCATTCTGTTTTTGGTATGGTTCACCAATCTCTACAACTTTATGGATGGAATGGACGGATTTGCTGGAGGGATGACTACTCTCGGATGTGGGTTCATGGCGTACTTTGCCTGGAAGGCGGGACACGAATTTATTTTGGTCTCGGCACTTCTCTTGTCCGCGGCCTCAGCGGGATTTCTTGCGTATAATTTTCCCCCAGCCAAGATTTTCATGGGAGATGTGGGGAGCGTTGTGAGTGGATTTTTGTGCGGCGCCTTGATTGTTTTAGGTTGTCGGGATGGAGTGTTCGACGTGTGGGTGCCGTTTATCTTGTTTTCGCCATTCATTCTGGATGCGACTGTTACGCTGATCCGTCGGGTCTGGCAAGGAGAGAAGGTCTGGGTCGCCCATCGGACGCACTATTATCAGCGGCTGGTGCTCAGCGGCTGGGGGCATCGCAAGACTGTGTTAGCCGAATATGCTCTCATGGCTTTCTGCGGAGGCGTCGCAATGCTGTATCAGCATGCAGCGGAGGAATGGCGGGTCGCTATCCTCTGTGGGTGGGTGATGCTGTTTGTTTTCCTTGTCCTCGCAGTGAGGGACAGGGAGCAACGGATGCAGCCAGTCGGTTCTTGA
- a CDS encoding glycosyltransferase family 4 protein, which produces MSTRPRLLFLITEDWYFWSHRLDLARAARDAGFEVIIATRVTGHGEQIRNEGFRLLPITLLRRSRNPFSELRAIMQLVWLYRRERPDIVHHVALKPILYGSFAAWIARVPAVINAFAGLGYTFTDRSDQSVCLQLGVRWGLKTAFSLNHRSLALFQNSEDRDRLVQEGIVVSSRSRIIPGSGVDVERFCPREVTEGVPVVMLASRMLWDKGVGEFVQAARRLKERAVQARFVLVGRCDEDNPAAIERHQLQQWGHEGVIEWWEHRDDMPVVLASATVVTLPSYREGLPKVLLEAAACGKPIVAADVPGCREVVRHHVNGLLVPVKNPAALAEAIGFLLDHPAQCAAMGVAAREIVVREYSVPKVASQMLDFYRELLGQSWEGRSSLRNV; this is translated from the coding sequence ATGAGCACTCGTCCTCGTCTTCTTTTTCTGATCACCGAAGATTGGTATTTCTGGTCCCATCGACTCGATCTCGCGCGGGCTGCACGGGATGCGGGGTTCGAGGTCATAATTGCAACTCGAGTCACCGGCCACGGAGAACAGATTCGGAATGAAGGTTTTCGGCTATTGCCCATCACTTTGCTCCGTCGCAGCCGAAACCCTTTCAGCGAGCTGCGGGCGATTATGCAGCTGGTTTGGCTCTATCGGCGTGAGCGGCCTGACATCGTCCACCATGTGGCCCTCAAGCCGATTCTGTACGGCTCCTTTGCCGCATGGATCGCGCGTGTTCCCGCCGTTATCAATGCGTTTGCCGGTCTCGGTTATACGTTTACCGATCGATCTGACCAGTCAGTCTGCCTTCAGCTTGGTGTTCGATGGGGACTCAAGACCGCGTTTTCCCTCAATCATCGTTCGCTCGCATTATTCCAAAACAGCGAAGATCGCGATCGGTTGGTCCAAGAGGGGATCGTCGTGTCTAGCCGCTCACGGATCATTCCTGGATCGGGTGTCGACGTCGAACGATTTTGCCCGCGCGAAGTGACAGAGGGAGTGCCGGTCGTTATGCTGGCGTCTCGCATGTTATGGGACAAAGGCGTGGGCGAATTTGTTCAGGCCGCCCGTCGGCTGAAGGAGCGGGCAGTGCAGGCCCGCTTCGTGCTTGTCGGGCGATGCGATGAGGATAACCCTGCGGCAATCGAGCGACATCAATTGCAGCAGTGGGGGCATGAGGGCGTTATCGAATGGTGGGAACATCGAGACGATATGCCCGTAGTGTTGGCTTCGGCGACAGTGGTCACGTTGCCGTCTTATCGGGAAGGGCTTCCCAAGGTTTTGCTGGAGGCAGCAGCATGCGGGAAACCGATCGTGGCAGCGGATGTGCCAGGGTGCCGTGAGGTCGTTCGTCATCACGTCAACGGGTTGTTAGTTCCAGTAAAGAACCCAGCCGCGCTTGCGGAGGCCATTGGGTTCTTGCTTGACCATCCCGCCCAATGTGCCGCAATGGGTGTTGCGGCACGAGAAATAGTGGTCCGGGAATATTCCGTACCCAAGGTTGCCAGCCAAATGCTAGATTTCTACCGGGAATTGTTAGGTCAGAGCTGGGAGGGCCGATCCTCCCTCCGAAATGTATGA
- a CDS encoding DUF268 domain-containing protein, producing MARWGGAFLGPHIVANVRALPRYFADWFAYQDAAPGQKISFGDSYPCLTDRVRATPFDPHYFFQAAWLARLLRDLMPPLHVDVGSSAMMINVLSSSVKTVFVDYRPLRVRLSNLNSLAGDIVRLPFRDASIASISCLHVMEHVGLGRYGDPLNPAGSQHAAAELQRVLQPGGRLFLSVPVGRERVCFNAHRVFSPSTVRSFFHELQLQSFSLVDDSGQFNEGVTLEAAGGLEYGCGLFEFVRARG from the coding sequence ATGGCTCGGTGGGGTGGGGCGTTTCTCGGCCCGCATATTGTTGCGAATGTGAGGGCGTTACCTCGCTACTTCGCCGACTGGTTTGCCTATCAGGATGCTGCGCCAGGTCAGAAGATCTCTTTCGGCGATTCGTATCCCTGTTTGACTGATCGTGTAAGGGCGACCCCTTTCGATCCTCACTATTTCTTTCAGGCGGCATGGCTTGCGCGCCTGCTGCGGGATCTCATGCCCCCGCTGCACGTCGATGTCGGGTCCAGTGCGATGATGATCAACGTGCTGAGCTCAAGTGTGAAAACGGTCTTCGTCGACTATCGTCCCCTCCGCGTGCGCTTGTCGAATTTGAATTCTCTTGCCGGAGACATTGTGCGGCTGCCCTTTCGTGACGCCAGTATTGCGTCGATATCCTGCTTGCATGTCATGGAGCACGTAGGGCTTGGTCGATACGGTGACCCACTGAATCCGGCCGGGAGCCAGCACGCTGCAGCGGAACTGCAGCGCGTGTTGCAGCCAGGCGGGAGGCTGTTCCTCTCAGTGCCGGTCGGACGGGAGCGGGTCTGTTTCAATGCGCACCGGGTATTTTCTCCCAGTACGGTCAGATCATTCTTTCATGAGCTGCAGCTCCAATCGTTTTCTCTCGTCGATGATTCTGGACAGTTTAACGAGGGTGTTACCCTTGAGGCCGCGGGCGGTCTTGAGTACGGCTGCGGCCTGTTCGAGTTTGTGAGGGCGCGTGGGTAA
- a CDS encoding glycosyltransferase, with amino-acid sequence MADPLVTVAMSVHNAASTLESALRSILWQTFSDWELIVVDDGSTDQTGLILSRFSDARIHVVHGAGGQQGLATRLNQCIELARGKYIARMDADDVAYPERLERQVRYLEAHPDIDLLGHGAVLFKEDGQVLGVYPTASEHEDICRRPWWGFPLAHPTWMGKRSWFARHRYRDKLTKGQDQDLLLRSYRASCFAALPDILLGYRMEGISAGKSGRGRLNYCHQLVEQVSDVPSALTAVRGVLIHSLALGRDVLLDVTGSMSQRSRQSFRAANDEVRMHWQRVWSCVTSEGTLAGESPSLRA; translated from the coding sequence ATGGCCGATCCTCTAGTCACAGTCGCGATGTCGGTCCACAATGCGGCCTCTACCCTGGAGTCAGCGCTCCGATCCATCCTATGGCAGACATTTTCAGATTGGGAATTGATCGTCGTCGATGATGGGTCCACGGATCAGACAGGCCTGATCCTTAGTCGATTCAGCGACGCTCGAATTCACGTGGTGCATGGAGCCGGTGGGCAACAGGGGCTGGCGACACGCTTGAATCAGTGCATTGAGCTTGCCCGGGGAAAGTATATCGCCAGGATGGATGCGGATGACGTGGCCTATCCCGAGCGGCTTGAGCGGCAGGTGCGGTACCTTGAGGCGCACCCAGACATCGATCTGCTCGGACATGGGGCCGTCCTGTTCAAGGAAGATGGCCAGGTGCTCGGCGTATATCCTACTGCGAGTGAGCACGAGGATATCTGTCGACGACCTTGGTGGGGTTTTCCCCTTGCCCATCCAACCTGGATGGGCAAGCGATCATGGTTTGCTCGTCACCGCTATAGGGACAAGCTGACCAAGGGACAGGATCAGGATCTGCTGCTACGAAGCTATCGTGCCAGTTGCTTTGCCGCCCTCCCTGACATTCTGCTGGGATATCGGATGGAGGGAATTTCTGCTGGGAAATCAGGCCGAGGACGCTTGAATTATTGCCATCAGTTGGTGGAGCAGGTCAGTGACGTTCCGTCAGCGCTGACAGCGGTGCGAGGAGTCCTGATTCACAGTCTGGCGCTGGGCCGCGACGTCCTTCTGGATGTCACGGGAAGCATGAGCCAGCGGTCGCGACAATCATTTCGGGCTGCGAACGACGAGGTGCGCATGCACTGGCAGCGGGTGTGGAGTTGTGTGACTTCAGAGGGCACGCTTGCCGGCGAATCTCCCTCCCTACGGGCTTAA
- a CDS encoding glycosyltransferase encodes MNILCVFGEHAYGDPARGEGYEYVNFLPALRRLGHRVSFFESFSREPYADFAGLNRALLKQVEETSPDIVFCVLMQYEVWIETMRLIRKSGPLLVNWSTDDSWKYPMFSRLIGAEWDFTVTTYPRAVGWYQRDGIGKPYLSQWAANVETLTPPLPAAACRYPVSFVGAAYGNRPAMVEVLRREGIDVACFGHGWPAGPVEAQRISEIVRASQVSLNFSEGSRKGTGGTEDRQIKARVFEVPGYGGCLLTEQAPNLEKYFRLGEEVLTFEGRAELVGTVKSLLADSDRRDTIARRGFERVSQDHTYDRRFDELLEALAQQVAQRPHRAIDWPEFETIARRHRFGPSLKLLRALIVVCASLFWGKQRGARAARRIVFELSWRLFGAHTYAAAGWPGRMFYRES; translated from the coding sequence ATGAACATCCTTTGCGTATTTGGCGAGCATGCCTATGGTGATCCCGCCCGAGGTGAGGGCTATGAATACGTGAATTTCCTTCCCGCGTTGAGGAGGCTGGGGCATCGTGTCAGTTTTTTTGAGTCGTTTTCCCGTGAGCCCTATGCCGATTTTGCCGGGTTGAACCGCGCCCTCTTGAAGCAGGTGGAAGAGACGTCTCCAGATATCGTGTTCTGTGTGCTGATGCAGTACGAAGTCTGGATCGAGACGATGCGCCTGATCCGGAAGAGCGGCCCTCTTCTGGTTAATTGGTCGACCGATGATTCGTGGAAGTATCCGATGTTCTCACGGTTGATCGGAGCAGAATGGGATTTTACCGTGACGACCTATCCTCGCGCGGTGGGGTGGTATCAGCGTGATGGCATCGGCAAACCCTATCTCTCTCAATGGGCGGCGAATGTAGAGACATTAACTCCGCCGCTCCCCGCTGCTGCCTGCCGGTATCCCGTGAGTTTCGTCGGCGCCGCCTATGGGAATCGTCCCGCGATGGTCGAGGTGTTGCGTCGCGAAGGAATTGACGTGGCTTGTTTCGGTCACGGGTGGCCTGCTGGGCCGGTGGAGGCCCAACGGATTTCGGAGATTGTCCGGGCCTCTCAGGTCAGTCTGAATTTCAGCGAGGGTTCTCGAAAAGGCACGGGAGGCACGGAAGATCGTCAGATCAAAGCGCGGGTTTTTGAAGTCCCCGGATATGGAGGATGTCTGTTGACCGAGCAGGCACCAAATCTAGAGAAATACTTTCGCCTCGGCGAGGAGGTTCTTACCTTCGAAGGCCGCGCCGAATTGGTCGGTACCGTCAAGTCGCTGTTGGCTGATTCCGATCGTCGGGATACCATCGCTCGTCGTGGATTTGAACGAGTCAGCCAGGACCATACCTACGATCGACGATTCGATGAACTGCTGGAAGCGTTGGCTCAGCAAGTCGCTCAGCGGCCTCATCGAGCCATCGACTGGCCCGAGTTTGAAACAATAGCCCGTCGGCACAGGTTCGGTCCGTCCTTGAAGCTGCTCAGAGCCCTGATTGTCGTCTGTGCGTCTTTGTTCTGGGGCAAGCAGCGAGGGGCTCGTGCCGCACGCAGAATAGTGTTTGAGCTGTCCTGGCGCCTCTTCGGTGCGCACACCTATGCTGCTGCTGGCTGGCCTGGGCGGATGTTTTACCGGGAAAGTTGA
- the asnB gene encoding asparagine synthase (glutamine-hydrolyzing), with translation MCGVVGVLNYRESEPNRLVSEMIGAIRYRGPDDSGVWCDERVGVGLGHARLSILDLSPEGHQPMLSSSGRYVLSYNGEVYNFAELRSELEIAGAKFRGHSDTEVMLAAFEEWGIESAVRRFVGMFAFALWDREKRVLTLVRDRIGIKPLYFGWAGKTFLFGSELKALRAHKGFHAEIDRGALASFMRVGYVPAPLSIYKHVYKLSAGCVLTVGERELEAAEGFSPDPDARHAAWRPVRYWSAKERVEAGCASPFKGSDAEAVEQLDGLLRNAVGLRMIADVPLGAFLSGGIDSSLVVALMQAQSNRPIRTFTVGFHEAEYNEAIHARKVAEHVGTDHTELYVSPEQARAVIPRLPAMYDEPFADSSQIPTFLVSELARRHVTVALSGDGGDELFAGYNRYFWGRRLWRYLDLVPPSIRRGLAGGITSLSPAAWANFFEQFGRFLPVVAKPGDKLHKLAALLALPDPDTMYLGMISLWKDPAEIVVQGVEPLTPVTDRANWATLQDFTMRMMYLDLITYLPDDILTKVDRASMAVGLEARVPLLDHRVVEFAWRLPLSFKIRQEGEGKWLLRRVLDRYVPRQLIERPKMGFGVPLDSWLRGPLREWAEELLDEQRLRREGYLHPVPIREKWAEHLSGKRNWQYLLWNVLMFQAWVERE, from the coding sequence ATGTGTGGCGTTGTCGGGGTCTTAAACTATCGCGAGTCAGAGCCGAATCGTCTCGTGTCCGAGATGATCGGAGCGATTCGTTATCGAGGCCCTGACGACTCCGGCGTCTGGTGCGATGAACGAGTCGGGGTCGGCCTCGGTCATGCGCGGCTCTCTATCTTGGATTTGTCGCCTGAGGGCCATCAGCCAATGCTGTCCTCAAGCGGGCGCTACGTTCTCTCCTACAATGGCGAGGTCTATAATTTTGCTGAGCTGCGGTCTGAGCTGGAGATCGCCGGTGCGAAGTTTCGTGGGCATTCGGATACAGAGGTCATGCTCGCCGCCTTCGAGGAGTGGGGCATTGAGAGCGCAGTGCGTCGATTTGTGGGGATGTTTGCCTTCGCCCTTTGGGACCGGGAGAAACGAGTTCTGACGCTTGTTCGCGACAGAATCGGAATCAAACCGCTGTATTTCGGATGGGCCGGAAAGACGTTTTTGTTTGGTTCAGAGCTGAAGGCGCTCCGAGCGCACAAGGGCTTCCACGCAGAGATTGACCGCGGGGCTCTAGCCTCATTTATGAGAGTAGGGTATGTGCCAGCGCCACTGTCGATCTATAAGCATGTTTACAAGTTGTCGGCTGGTTGTGTGTTGACCGTGGGGGAAAGGGAGCTCGAAGCAGCTGAGGGATTTTCGCCTGACCCGGATGCCCGTCATGCGGCATGGAGGCCGGTTCGTTATTGGTCCGCGAAGGAACGTGTTGAGGCAGGCTGTGCCTCCCCATTCAAAGGATCAGACGCGGAGGCGGTCGAGCAACTCGATGGGCTCCTGCGCAACGCCGTGGGGTTACGGATGATCGCGGATGTCCCCTTGGGTGCGTTTCTGTCCGGCGGGATCGATTCATCGCTGGTCGTGGCGCTCATGCAGGCGCAGAGCAATCGTCCGATTCGGACATTTACGGTCGGATTTCATGAGGCGGAATACAATGAAGCGATTCATGCTAGAAAAGTGGCAGAACATGTAGGGACGGATCATACGGAACTGTATGTGTCTCCTGAGCAGGCGCGAGCGGTTATTCCACGGTTGCCGGCTATGTATGATGAGCCGTTTGCCGACTCATCTCAAATCCCGACATTTTTAGTCTCTGAGCTGGCGCGCAGGCATGTGACGGTGGCCTTATCCGGCGATGGCGGCGACGAATTGTTTGCGGGGTATAACCGGTATTTCTGGGGAAGGCGATTGTGGAGATACCTGGACCTGGTGCCTCCGTCAATCCGGCGTGGCTTGGCCGGAGGGATCACGTCCTTGTCGCCGGCAGCCTGGGCGAATTTCTTTGAACAGTTTGGACGGTTTCTTCCCGTGGTGGCGAAGCCCGGTGACAAGTTGCACAAGCTCGCGGCTCTGCTGGCGCTGCCGGACCCGGACACCATGTATCTGGGCATGATCTCGCTCTGGAAAGATCCAGCCGAGATTGTGGTGCAGGGGGTGGAGCCGTTGACTCCTGTCACAGACCGAGCTAATTGGGCGACTCTTCAGGATTTCACCATGCGCATGATGTATCTCGATCTGATCACGTATCTCCCGGATGATATTCTCACGAAAGTCGATCGGGCTAGCATGGCGGTGGGTCTGGAAGCGCGCGTGCCGTTGCTTGATCATCGAGTCGTGGAGTTTGCCTGGCGGCTTCCGCTTTCGTTCAAGATCCGTCAAGAGGGCGAGGGGAAATGGCTCCTGCGGCGCGTCCTCGACCGGTATGTGCCCAGGCAGTTGATCGAGCGGCCCAAGATGGGGTTTGGTGTGCCATTGGACTCCTGGTTGCGCGGGCCGTTGCGTGAGTGGGCCGAGGAGCTGCTCGATGAGCAGCGACTCCGCCGTGAAGGCTATTTGCACCCTGTCCCGATCCGGGAAAAGTGGGCGGAGCATCTTTCCGGCAAGCGGAACTGGCAATATCTTTTGTGGAATGTGCTGATGTTCCAGGCCTGGGTTGAACGTGAATGA
- a CDS encoding sugar phosphate nucleotidyltransferase, with amino-acid sequence MAVTTAIILAGGLGTRLRSLVPDLPKPMAPIGGRPFLEYQLDYWIAQGIGRFVLSVGYRYEAITAYFGPRYKGVDLEYVIEERTLGTGGGLLLAAEKVGHERPFLLLNGDTYFAADWKVLSAYALAHDADWCLSLFRTSEGGRYMGIEVSPDGRITSLKSGNAQGSRLANGGVYWVHPRALRGGRFAPGEKASLEDDIFPVALASGQRLFGVEFTGTFIDIGVPEDYHRAAILLAV; translated from the coding sequence GTGGCAGTCACGACAGCCATTATTCTCGCTGGTGGTTTGGGTACAAGACTTCGCAGTCTCGTGCCTGACCTGCCCAAGCCGATGGCGCCGATTGGTGGCCGCCCGTTCCTTGAATACCAGCTGGATTATTGGATCGCCCAAGGGATCGGCCGGTTTGTGCTGTCTGTCGGCTATAGGTACGAAGCCATCACAGCATATTTTGGGCCTCGTTACAAAGGCGTTGACCTTGAGTATGTCATTGAGGAGCGGACGTTAGGGACTGGCGGAGGGCTCCTGCTCGCCGCTGAGAAAGTCGGCCACGAGAGACCGTTTTTGCTCCTGAACGGGGATACCTATTTTGCGGCAGACTGGAAGGTGTTGAGTGCCTATGCGCTGGCGCATGACGCAGACTGGTGCCTCTCTCTTTTCCGGACCAGTGAAGGAGGGCGCTATATGGGCATCGAGGTGTCGCCTGACGGGCGGATCACGTCGTTGAAGTCAGGGAACGCGCAGGGTTCTCGCCTGGCCAATGGCGGCGTGTACTGGGTCCATCCGCGAGCCTTGCGTGGAGGTCGATTCGCTCCAGGCGAAAAGGCCTCCCTCGAAGATGACATTTTTCCTGTCGCGCTTGCGTCCGGCCAGCGTCTGTTCGGTGTCGAGTTTACTGGTACGTTCATCGATATCGGGGTACCGGAAGATTATCATCGAGCCGCGATCCTGTTGGCGGTCTAA
- a CDS encoding class I SAM-dependent methyltransferase, giving the protein MGNGLRSRLVQSELFSFNLVRRDRWIAGQAAQLPVGTKVLDVGAGSCPYRDLFAHCEYRTQDLAPLRGDQLRHGAYGQLDYVSDLAVIPVPDGSFGAVLCTEVLEHHPEPIAVVKELARILEPGGTLILTAPLGSGIHQEPYHYYGGYTPWWYERFLEAAGFTDISIEPNEGSLRFFGQEALRFVLTTNPFKMDLPFAIRLFWFPVWMALLPLLGLAVPILCKFLDRFDRERRFTVGYHVTARRTATAPAP; this is encoded by the coding sequence GTGGGTAACGGTCTCAGGAGCCGCCTGGTCCAGAGCGAGCTGTTTTCATTCAACCTTGTCAGGCGGGACCGATGGATTGCGGGGCAGGCCGCGCAGCTGCCGGTCGGAACCAAAGTGCTTGATGTCGGCGCAGGATCCTGTCCCTATCGAGATCTGTTTGCACACTGCGAGTACCGAACCCAGGATCTGGCTCCGTTGCGGGGCGATCAACTGCGGCACGGTGCATATGGCCAGCTCGACTATGTGTCAGACCTCGCGGTAATTCCGGTTCCTGATGGGAGTTTTGGCGCGGTTCTTTGCACGGAAGTGCTGGAGCACCATCCAGAACCGATTGCCGTCGTGAAGGAGCTGGCGCGGATTCTTGAGCCAGGTGGGACGCTCATCCTGACGGCACCCCTTGGATCAGGCATTCATCAGGAGCCCTACCATTACTATGGTGGATACACGCCCTGGTGGTATGAGCGGTTTTTGGAGGCAGCGGGGTTTACCGATATCAGCATTGAACCCAATGAGGGATCATTGCGGTTTTTCGGACAGGAAGCGCTGAGATTTGTCCTGACCACGAATCCCTTCAAGATGGATCTTCCGTTCGCGATACGACTGTTTTGGTTTCCGGTATGGATGGCGCTTCTTCCCTTGCTAGGCCTCGCGGTCCCAATTCTTTGCAAGTTCCTGGACCGGTTCGATCGTGAACGACGGTTTACGGTGGGGTACCATGTGACCGCTCGGCGTACCGCGACGGCTCCCGCGCCATGA
- a CDS encoding SDR family oxidoreductase — translation MSCNILVTGGAGYLGSTMVPDLLQLGHKVTVLDSFMYKQSSLNHVCHHPNFSVVKGDIRIEGVMAPLIKKADIVIPLAALVGAPMCSQDPVGAQTVNHDAIALMLKLLSKQQLVLMPTTNSAYGTGDKNNFCTEESPLNPISLYAKEKVEIEKELMQRENAISFRLATVFGMSPRMRIDLLVNDFTYRAVYDRFVVLFESSFKRNYVHVRDVSRVFQHAIANFDKMKGQIYNVGLSDANVSKKELCERIQKQVPDFVFLDAPVGKDPDQRNYIVSNAKIEATGFQPIHSLDMGISDLIKGYTMIKNTCYGNV, via the coding sequence ATGAGTTGCAACATTCTTGTCACCGGCGGTGCCGGCTATCTTGGCTCCACCATGGTTCCGGATCTCCTTCAGTTGGGCCATAAGGTGACGGTATTGGATAGCTTCATGTACAAGCAGTCCAGTTTGAACCATGTGTGCCATCATCCAAATTTTTCAGTCGTCAAAGGCGATATCCGTATTGAAGGCGTGATGGCCCCTTTGATCAAGAAGGCTGATATCGTGATTCCGTTGGCCGCCCTGGTGGGGGCGCCGATGTGCAGTCAGGACCCGGTGGGCGCCCAGACAGTCAATCACGACGCGATTGCCCTCATGTTGAAGTTGCTGTCAAAGCAGCAACTGGTGCTGATGCCAACCACCAATAGCGCCTACGGGACCGGCGACAAGAATAACTTTTGTACGGAAGAGTCTCCCTTGAACCCGATTTCGCTCTATGCGAAGGAAAAAGTGGAGATCGAGAAGGAACTCATGCAGCGCGAGAACGCCATCAGTTTCCGGCTCGCCACCGTGTTCGGGATGTCGCCGCGCATGCGGATCGATCTGCTCGTGAACGATTTCACCTACCGTGCCGTCTACGATCGCTTCGTCGTCCTGTTCGAAAGCTCGTTCAAGCGCAACTATGTGCATGTGCGCGATGTTTCGCGAGTCTTCCAGCATGCCATCGCGAATTTCGACAAGATGAAAGGACAGATCTATAACGTTGGCCTATCCGATGCCAACGTGTCGAAGAAGGAGCTGTGTGAGCGCATCCAAAAGCAGGTTCCTGATTTTGTCTTCCTCGATGCGCCGGTTGGGAAGGATCCGGATCAGCGCAATTACATTGTGTCCAATGCCAAGATTGAAGCGACGGGTTTTCAGCCGATCCATTCACTCGATATGGGCATCAGCGATCTTATCAAGGGGTACACCATGATCAAGAACACCTGCTACGGCAATGTTTGA
- a CDS encoding NAD-dependent epimerase/dehydratase family protein yields the protein MTRVLVTGAAGFLGEHLVKELHGAGYVVRALVRERSLTVSFPADVEVAVGDLLDARAMRAVTAGCAGVVHLAGKAHVLDEKQSAALDFHGINVAGTRNVLEGAVAGGASRVVFASTVKVFGETTVGCVDESQPPFPETLYGQSKWAAEQLVMDYAEKAGFIAVSLRLPMVYGPTQKGNLFRMIAAIDQGRFPPLPHVNNVRSMLHVGNFVHATMLALQQPRIGQPAYVVTDEKPYEISAIYDLLRMGLGKTIPKRRVPLWMLKMGAACGDIIQAATRRSVPVSSSTLEKLIGSAWYSAAAITRDLGYCPPYRFNDAVPEMIRFYQASRR from the coding sequence ATGACACGCGTACTCGTCACAGGAGCTGCTGGATTTCTCGGAGAGCATCTGGTCAAAGAACTCCATGGCGCGGGATATGTTGTTCGTGCTCTCGTGCGGGAGCGATCCCTTACAGTATCGTTCCCGGCAGATGTCGAAGTCGCGGTGGGTGACTTGCTCGATGCCCGAGCCATGCGAGCTGTAACAGCTGGTTGTGCTGGCGTGGTGCATTTGGCTGGCAAAGCTCATGTCCTGGACGAGAAGCAGTCGGCTGCCCTGGATTTCCACGGCATTAATGTCGCGGGAACACGGAATGTCTTAGAAGGGGCTGTTGCGGGTGGGGCATCCCGTGTGGTGTTTGCAAGCACGGTGAAGGTGTTCGGCGAGACGACGGTAGGCTGTGTGGATGAGTCCCAGCCGCCGTTTCCAGAAACTCTCTATGGGCAGTCGAAATGGGCCGCTGAACAGTTAGTCATGGACTATGCGGAAAAAGCTGGATTCATCGCCGTGTCGCTTCGTTTGCCGATGGTCTATGGGCCCACTCAGAAGGGCAATCTCTTTCGGATGATCGCTGCAATCGATCAGGGTCGCTTTCCCCCTCTGCCTCACGTGAATAACGTCCGAAGTATGCTCCATGTCGGCAATTTTGTGCATGCGACGATGTTGGCGCTCCAACAGCCAAGAATCGGGCAGCCAGCGTATGTGGTGACGGACGAGAAGCCGTACGAGATTTCTGCGATCTATGATTTGCTGCGGATGGGGCTTGGGAAGACTATCCCGAAGCGGCGGGTGCCCCTCTGGATGCTGAAGATGGGGGCAGCCTGTGGGGATATTATTCAGGCTGCGACGAGGCGATCGGTTCCGGTCAGTTCATCAACGCTAGAGAAACTGATCGGGTCCGCATGGTATAGCGCAGCGGCCATCACGCGAGATCTAGGGTATTGCCCTCCGTATAGGTTCAATGACGCTGTGCCGGAGATGATCCGCTTCTATCAGGCAAGTCGACGATGA